The following coding sequences lie in one Variovorax terrae genomic window:
- a CDS encoding alpha-hydroxy acid oxidase: MNDVPALGTIPPGVVTLADHEAHARTLLDNNAWAYFSGGAGDELTVRANRQAWDTLQLHPRVLRPLAGGHTRVQLLGRTLAHPVLLAPVAFQRMAHPDGELATAYAAAVQGAGLVLSTQASLPLETVAQAVSSEPQRGPLWFQLYMQHDRGFTRELVQRAERAGYEALVLTVDAPSSGARDRVRRAGFRLPPGVSAVNLEGLRPPAPLTLQPGQSALFDGLLASAPTWADVEWLQNQTRLPVLVKGVLHEDDARQAAALQLAGVIVSNHGGRTLDTTPATAAVLPRIADAVAGELPLLVDGGIRRGTDILKAVALGARAVLVGRPYLYGLANAGALGVAHVLRLLRDELEIAMALSGCATLEQASRGLLFKPA, encoded by the coding sequence ATGAACGACGTTCCCGCCCTGGGAACGATCCCGCCCGGCGTCGTCACGCTGGCGGACCACGAAGCGCATGCGCGCACCCTGCTGGACAACAACGCCTGGGCCTATTTCAGCGGGGGAGCAGGTGATGAACTCACCGTGCGCGCCAACCGCCAGGCCTGGGACACCCTGCAGCTGCATCCGCGCGTGCTGCGCCCGCTGGCCGGCGGCCACACCCGGGTGCAGTTGCTGGGCCGCACGCTGGCGCACCCGGTGCTGTTGGCGCCGGTGGCTTTCCAGCGCATGGCGCATCCCGACGGTGAACTGGCCACGGCCTATGCCGCGGCCGTGCAGGGCGCCGGCCTGGTGCTCAGCACGCAGGCCAGCCTGCCGCTCGAAACCGTGGCGCAGGCCGTGAGCAGCGAGCCGCAGCGAGGCCCGCTGTGGTTCCAGCTCTACATGCAGCACGACCGCGGCTTCACCCGTGAGCTGGTGCAGCGCGCCGAGCGCGCCGGCTACGAAGCCCTGGTGCTCACGGTGGACGCGCCCAGCAGCGGCGCGCGCGACCGCGTGCGCCGCGCCGGCTTCCGCCTGCCGCCCGGCGTGTCGGCCGTCAACCTGGAAGGCCTCCGGCCGCCCGCCCCCCTCACCCTGCAGCCGGGCCAGAGCGCCCTGTTCGACGGCCTGCTGGCCTCGGCGCCCACCTGGGCCGATGTCGAATGGCTGCAGAACCAGACCCGCCTGCCCGTGCTGGTCAAGGGCGTGCTGCACGAAGACGATGCGCGCCAGGCCGCCGCGCTGCAGCTCGCGGGCGTGATCGTCTCCAACCACGGTGGGCGCACGCTGGACACCACGCCGGCCACGGCCGCCGTGCTGCCGCGCATCGCCGATGCAGTGGCGGGCGAGCTGCCCCTGCTGGTGGACGGCGGCATCCGCCGCGGCACCGACATCCTGAAGGCCGTGGCGCTGGGGGCGCGCGCCGTGCTGGTGGGTCGCCCTTACCTCTACGGGCTGGCCAATGCCGGCGCGCTGGGCGTGGCCCATGTGCTGCGGCTGCTGCGCGACGAGCTGGAAATCGCCATGGCGCTCAGCGGCTGCGCCACGCTGGAGCAGGCCTCGCGCGGGCTGCTGTTCAAGCCCGCCTGA
- a CDS encoding (2Fe-2S)-binding protein — protein MIVCVCRRISDRDIARHVRAGMGFDDIQFELGVATQCGRCESCARDVVAQCNAAHPVAALNRDPHPQTATIQLASSITESRAWNSSPHLAAA, from the coding sequence ATGATTGTCTGTGTCTGCCGCCGCATCTCCGATCGCGACATCGCGCGCCATGTGCGCGCCGGGATGGGCTTTGACGACATCCAGTTCGAACTGGGTGTGGCCACGCAATGCGGCCGCTGCGAAAGCTGCGCCCGCGACGTGGTGGCGCAGTGCAATGCAGCGCACCCTGTCGCGGCGCTGAACCGCGACCCGCATCCGCAGACGGCCACCATCCAGCTCGCCAGCTCCATCACGGAAAGCAGGGCATGGAACTCCTCTCCACACTTGGCGGCAGCCTGA
- a CDS encoding Fe2+-dependent dioxygenase — MLLHVRDVLTPDEVRQARDVLARAPWGDGRVTAGEQSAQAKHNEQLPETSPETRTLQDLVLRGLERHPVFFSATLPKHISPPLFNRYGGAANHFGNHVDSAVRYLRNGAGRVRTDISCTLFLTGPDDYEGGELVIEHPGGQQQVKLPAGHMVIYPGTSVHRVEPVTRGHRLASFFWIQSMVRSDEQRRLLFEMDTHLRQLRGSIGETDPAVIGLTGTYHNLLRQWVDT; from the coding sequence ATGCTGCTGCACGTTCGCGATGTCCTCACGCCTGATGAAGTGCGCCAGGCACGCGACGTGCTGGCCCGCGCCCCCTGGGGCGACGGGCGCGTGACGGCGGGCGAACAGTCGGCGCAAGCCAAGCACAACGAGCAGTTGCCCGAAACCAGCCCCGAAACGCGGACACTGCAGGACCTGGTGCTGCGCGGGCTGGAGCGCCACCCGGTCTTCTTTTCGGCCACCCTGCCCAAGCACATCTCCCCGCCGCTGTTCAACCGCTATGGCGGCGCGGCGAACCATTTCGGCAACCACGTGGACAGCGCAGTGCGCTACCTGCGCAACGGCGCCGGGCGCGTGCGCACCGACATCTCCTGCACCCTGTTCCTCACCGGGCCCGACGACTACGAAGGCGGCGAGCTGGTGATCGAGCACCCGGGCGGCCAGCAGCAGGTCAAGCTGCCGGCCGGGCACATGGTGATCTATCCCGGCACCAGCGTGCACCGGGTCGAACCCGTCACGCGCGGGCACCGCCTTGCGAGCTTCTTCTGGATCCAGAGCATGGTGCGCAGCGACGAGCAGCGCCGCCTGCTGTTCGAGATGGACACGCACCTGCGGCAGCTGCGCGGCAGCATCGGCGAAACCGACCCGGCCGTCATCGGCCTCACAGGCACCTACCACAACCTGCTGCGCCAGTGGGTTGATACATGA
- a CDS encoding TonB-dependent receptor gives MAHTPARQSNKKSRRSGVRSAAPAPSFPTSDKALLPLGALMLAASVSGWAQSNAAADAPADKTLKPVIVKEKAEAPEGKDALQTKKTNIGKGTQDIRDIPQSISVITERLLDDRKLDTLREALHHTAGITFAATENGTDQDIRLRGFPVATVGDLLIDGMRDPSQYDRDAFNYDRIEVMRGSASMVFGRGSTGGVINQVTKQPMLIDQNDVEFTVGSRGYVRTTGDFNLKTGDDAALRMNVMVNKANNGGAKIDKYGIAPTYRWGIGTRDEFSVGLFHLDVDNVPPAGIRWLGGGVPNIKPGNFYGTASDFLTGKATYGTFKHTHRFDDGGELRSQLRTGTFDRAQWGTSAGFPGAPLNPVAVTPFNLSGNTVLTRAGLTPRKDRYDGTYLQSDYSNKFNWFGLKHEFLAGIDAARETADRYQSANGIGANYNKGNTTIGTPDDGRTLPITPTWRDSSGYASNSLGAYVQDLVQVAPDWKLLGGIRYDSFKGNFKQFGYSSAGAPTGTTNTQLSDSLFSYRAGVLYQPTPTSSFHFSYGTSFNTSADTYQYVTPQNANTPPEKSRNIELGAKLDWLDGKLSTRAALFRTEKYNERTTDADFAGTAYTLSGKRHSAGLELDVVGRLTPQWEIYLSYAYTPVAKIDQAGSAAAAQASVGQRVGLTPKHSGSAWVSYQATPKLRVAGGINGASENFALQGTSGAAQLTARAAGYVVADAMVEYKFTEETYMQVNVSNISNKLYGDQLYPGFVISGVPRTVKLTIGTRF, from the coding sequence TTGGCACACACCCCCGCTCGCCAGAGCAACAAGAAATCGCGCCGTTCCGGCGTGCGCAGCGCAGCACCGGCACCGTCCTTCCCCACCTCCGACAAGGCCCTGCTGCCGCTCGGCGCCCTGATGCTCGCGGCCTCCGTCAGCGGCTGGGCGCAAAGCAATGCCGCCGCCGACGCCCCTGCGGACAAGACCCTCAAGCCCGTGATCGTCAAGGAAAAGGCCGAGGCGCCCGAGGGCAAGGACGCGCTGCAGACGAAGAAAACCAACATCGGCAAGGGCACGCAGGACATCCGGGACATCCCCCAATCCATCAGCGTCATCACCGAACGGCTGCTTGATGACCGCAAGCTCGACACCCTCCGGGAAGCGCTGCACCACACGGCCGGCATCACCTTCGCGGCCACGGAAAACGGCACCGACCAGGACATCCGCCTGCGCGGCTTCCCGGTCGCCACCGTGGGCGACCTGCTGATCGACGGCATGCGCGACCCGTCCCAGTACGACCGCGACGCCTTCAACTACGACCGCATCGAAGTCATGCGCGGTTCGGCCTCGATGGTGTTCGGCCGCGGCTCCACGGGGGGCGTGATCAACCAGGTCACCAAGCAGCCGATGCTGATCGACCAGAACGACGTGGAGTTCACGGTCGGCTCGCGCGGCTATGTGCGCACCACCGGCGATTTCAACCTGAAGACCGGCGACGATGCGGCGCTGCGCATGAACGTGATGGTCAACAAGGCCAACAACGGCGGCGCCAAGATCGACAAGTACGGCATCGCCCCCACCTACCGCTGGGGCATCGGCACCCGCGACGAATTCAGCGTCGGGCTGTTCCACCTCGATGTCGACAATGTGCCGCCGGCCGGGATCCGCTGGCTGGGCGGCGGCGTCCCGAACATCAAGCCGGGCAACTTCTACGGCACGGCCAGCGACTTCCTCACGGGCAAGGCGACCTACGGGACCTTCAAGCACACCCATCGCTTCGACGACGGCGGCGAGCTGCGCAGCCAGCTGCGCACCGGCACCTTCGACCGTGCGCAATGGGGCACCTCGGCCGGCTTCCCTGGGGCGCCGCTGAACCCGGTCGCAGTCACGCCGTTCAATCTGAGCGGCAACACGGTGCTCACGCGGGCGGGCCTGACGCCCCGCAAGGACCGCTACGACGGCACCTACCTGCAAAGCGACTACAGCAACAAGTTCAACTGGTTCGGCCTGAAGCACGAATTCCTGGCCGGCATCGATGCGGCCCGCGAAACCGCCGACCGGTACCAGTCCGCCAACGGCATCGGCGCCAACTACAACAAGGGCAACACCACGATCGGCACGCCCGACGACGGCCGCACCCTGCCGATCACGCCGACCTGGCGCGACTCCAGCGGCTACGCGTCGAATTCGCTGGGCGCCTATGTCCAGGACCTGGTGCAGGTGGCACCCGACTGGAAGCTGCTCGGCGGCATCCGCTACGACAGCTTCAAGGGCAACTTCAAGCAGTTCGGCTACTCCAGCGCTGGCGCCCCGACTGGCACCACCAATACCCAATTGTCCGATTCGCTGTTCAGCTACCGCGCCGGCGTGCTCTACCAGCCCACGCCGACCAGCTCGTTCCACTTCTCGTACGGCACCTCGTTCAACACCTCGGCCGACACCTACCAGTACGTCACGCCGCAGAACGCCAACACGCCGCCCGAGAAGAGCCGCAACATCGAGCTGGGCGCCAAGCTCGACTGGCTCGATGGCAAGCTCTCCACCCGCGCCGCGCTGTTCCGCACCGAGAAGTACAACGAACGCACCACCGACGCCGACTTCGCCGGCACCGCCTACACGCTTTCGGGCAAGCGCCACTCGGCCGGCCTGGAGCTGGACGTGGTCGGCCGCCTGACGCCGCAGTGGGAAATCTACCTCTCGTACGCCTACACCCCGGTGGCCAAGATCGACCAGGCCGGCAGCGCCGCCGCGGCCCAGGCCTCGGTGGGCCAGCGCGTGGGCCTCACGCCCAAGCACAGCGGCAGCGCCTGGGTCAGCTACCAGGCCACGCCGAAGCTGCGCGTCGCCGGCGGCATCAACGGCGCAAGCGAGAACTTCGCGCTCCAGGGCACTTCCGGCGCGGCGCAGCTCACGGCCCGCGCCGCCGGCTATGTGGTGGCCGATGCCATGGTGGAATACAAGTTCACGGAAGAGACCTACATGCAGGTCAACGTGTCCAACATCAGCAACAAGTTGTATGGCGACCAGTTGTACCCGGGCTTCGTCATCTCCGGCGTTCCGCGCACCGTCAAGCTGACGATCGGCACGCGCTTCTGA
- a CDS encoding MotA/TolQ/ExbB proton channel family protein: protein MDSQFGLAHVWSQGDIVTKGVALLLLLMSLASWMVILIKALDVRRFSAQARATESFWHSADFADGLSKFGSDASNPFRLLAVEGREAAAHVLHKDGNTKPQLHDSLDVSDWVTRSLRNSIDDSTAKLQSGLAILASVGSTAPFVGLFGTVWGIYHALLSIGVAGQATIDKVAGPVGEALIMTALGLAVAIPAVLGYNALVRGNKAVLVRLNRFAHDLHAYYVTGARVSSAAGPANVVAMKKGA from the coding sequence ATGGATTCCCAATTCGGTCTGGCCCATGTCTGGTCGCAAGGCGACATCGTCACCAAGGGCGTGGCCCTGCTGCTGCTGCTGATGTCTCTGGCCTCGTGGATGGTCATCCTGATCAAGGCGCTGGACGTGCGCCGCTTCTCGGCCCAGGCCCGGGCCACCGAGAGCTTCTGGCACAGCGCCGACTTCGCCGACGGCCTGAGCAAGTTCGGCTCCGACGCGTCCAACCCGTTCCGCCTGCTGGCCGTGGAGGGCCGCGAAGCCGCCGCCCACGTGCTGCACAAGGACGGCAACACCAAGCCCCAGCTGCACGACTCGCTGGACGTGAGCGACTGGGTCACGCGCAGCCTGCGCAACTCGATCGACGACAGCACCGCCAAGCTGCAGTCGGGCCTGGCCATCCTGGCCTCGGTGGGCTCGACGGCGCCGTTCGTCGGCCTGTTCGGCACGGTCTGGGGCATCTACCACGCCCTGCTGTCGATCGGCGTGGCCGGCCAGGCCACCATCGACAAGGTGGCGGGCCCGGTGGGCGAGGCGCTGATCATGACGGCGCTCGGCCTGGCCGTGGCCATCCCTGCCGTGCTGGGCTACAACGCGCTGGTGCGCGGCAACAAGGCCGTGCTGGTGCGGCTGAACCGCTTCGCCCATGACCTGCATGCCTACTACGTGACGGGCGCGCGCGTCTCCAGCGCAGCCGGCCCGGCCAACGTCGTCGCCATGAAGAAGGGTGCCTGA
- a CDS encoding energy transducer TonB: protein MTLSALPASSSGMNRNVVIAGSVVLLHVAALWALQAGLLRQAVEIVVPVEVLSQFIEPPAPKVVPPPPAPPVPVQRPVVRAAKPVPAPAPQPVAIQDPTPAPAAPTGVLTPQPPAPPITVPVAAAPAAPPAPPKVEMPSSDAAYLDNPKANYPPLSKRLGEQGKVIVRVYIGADGTPQKAELRKSSGYTRLDNSALDYVMKCRYVPGKVNGVAQAMWHEAPVNFILE, encoded by the coding sequence ATGACCTTGTCCGCCCTCCCCGCCTCATCGTCCGGCATGAATCGCAATGTTGTCATCGCAGGCAGCGTGGTGCTGCTGCATGTGGCTGCGCTCTGGGCGCTGCAGGCCGGCCTGCTGCGCCAGGCCGTGGAAATCGTGGTCCCGGTGGAGGTGCTGAGCCAGTTCATCGAACCGCCCGCGCCCAAAGTGGTGCCGCCACCGCCCGCGCCGCCAGTCCCGGTCCAGCGGCCCGTCGTGCGCGCCGCCAAGCCCGTGCCGGCACCGGCGCCCCAGCCCGTGGCGATCCAGGACCCGACGCCGGCCCCAGCAGCGCCGACCGGCGTGCTCACCCCACAGCCCCCGGCTCCACCGATCACGGTCCCGGTGGCTGCCGCGCCCGCCGCACCGCCGGCCCCGCCCAAGGTGGAAATGCCTTCGAGCGACGCCGCCTACCTGGACAACCCCAAGGCGAACTACCCGCCTTTGAGCAAACGCCTGGGCGAACAGGGCAAGGTCATCGTGCGCGTCTACATCGGCGCCGATGGCACGCCGCAAAAAGCCGAGCTGCGCAAAAGCAGCGGCTACACCCGCCTGGACAACTCGGCGCTGGACTACGTCATGAAATGCCGCTACGTGCCCGGCAAGGTCAACGGCGTGGCGCAGGCCATGTGGCATGAAGCGCCCGTCAATTTCATTCTCGAATAA